The uncultured Sunxiuqinia sp. genome has a segment encoding these proteins:
- the thiE gene encoding thiamine phosphate synthase, whose amino-acid sequence MKSFDLSLYLVTDRDLSLGRPLEFIVEEAVKGGVTMVQLREKNCSSKEFYELGIRLKKLLKPHNVALIINDRLDIALAIDADGLHIGQSDLPWDVARRLLGKDKILGLSVETIEQAEESNHLDIDYIGISPVFATPTKTDTFKPFGLEGVKAVSSIASHPSVAIGGVNLENAAQIMSHGANGIAVVSAISSVENPKLAAELLKKEIKKKNI is encoded by the coding sequence ATGAAATCTTTTGATTTAAGCTTGTATCTGGTAACCGACCGCGATTTGTCGCTTGGCCGCCCACTGGAGTTTATTGTGGAAGAAGCCGTAAAAGGCGGAGTTACCATGGTACAGCTACGTGAAAAAAATTGCAGCTCGAAGGAGTTTTATGAATTGGGAATCCGGTTAAAAAAGTTGCTAAAGCCCCACAATGTCGCACTTATTATTAACGACAGACTCGATATTGCCCTGGCCATTGATGCCGATGGCCTGCACATTGGGCAAAGCGATTTACCGTGGGATGTTGCCCGGCGGCTTCTCGGAAAAGATAAGATACTGGGCTTGTCTGTTGAAACTATAGAGCAGGCCGAAGAATCCAATCATCTGGATATTGACTACATTGGGATTTCGCCGGTTTTTGCCACGCCAACCAAAACCGATACATTTAAACCCTTTGGGCTGGAAGGGGTAAAAGCTGTTAGTTCTATTGCCAGCCATCCCAGTGTAGCAATTGGTGGAGTTAATTTGGAGAATGCTGCACAGATTATGTCTCATGGAGCAAATGGTATTGCGGTGGTTTCTGCCATTTCGTCGGTTGAAAATCCAAAGCTCGCTGCCGAATTATTAAAAAAGGAAATTAAAAAGAAAAATATATGA
- the thiM gene encoding hydroxyethylthiazole kinase, with protein MIDAKSIAADLQALKNNTPLVHNITNFVVMNNTANALLAIGASPVMAHAVEEVADMAGIASALVINIGTLNPLWVEGMIKAGMAATEKGIPVVFDPVGVGATPYRNEVAVQIIEQCKPTIIRGNASEIMALAKENVATKGVDSTVSANAALDAAKGLAKETGAVVVISGAEDFITDGEQVITIKNGSPLMPKVTGMGCTASAVLGAFAAVKKNTLLAAAHGMAVMSICGEIAAKKSAGPGSLQMHFIDTLYNLTDKDIVDVFIA; from the coding sequence ATGATAGACGCAAAATCAATTGCAGCCGATTTGCAGGCTTTAAAAAATAATACTCCGTTGGTGCACAATATCACCAATTTTGTAGTAATGAACAACACAGCCAACGCTTTGCTAGCCATTGGAGCTTCGCCGGTTATGGCCCACGCTGTTGAGGAAGTGGCCGACATGGCAGGTATCGCTTCTGCACTGGTGATTAATATTGGAACCTTAAACCCTCTGTGGGTAGAAGGAATGATTAAAGCCGGAATGGCAGCAACAGAGAAAGGAATTCCTGTCGTGTTCGACCCTGTGGGAGTTGGTGCTACACCTTACCGGAACGAGGTAGCCGTGCAAATTATAGAGCAATGTAAGCCCACGATTATCCGTGGAAATGCTTCTGAAATTATGGCGCTGGCAAAAGAAAATGTTGCTACCAAAGGAGTTGACAGTACTGTTTCTGCCAATGCCGCCCTTGATGCTGCAAAAGGCTTAGCAAAGGAAACTGGGGCTGTTGTAGTAATTAGTGGTGCCGAAGATTTTATTACCGATGGAGAACAGGTTATTACGATAAAAAACGGTTCGCCGTTAATGCCAAAAGTTACCGGAATGGGATGTACGGCTTCCGCAGTTTTGGGCGCTTTTGCCGCAGTAAAAAAAAATACCTTGCTGGCCGCAGCCCACGGAATGGCGGTAATGAGTATTTGTGGTGAAATTGCTGCAAAAAAATCTGCCGGCCCCGGAAGTTTACAAATGCATTTTATCGATACATTGTACAATCTCACAGATAAAGATATTGTAGATGTTTTTATCGCTTAA
- a CDS encoding methyltransferase domain-containing protein gives MSKKMKSGFDEHASKYDAWFMKNTNVLYSEVKLVAHFLKDSQDVFSVGCGSGLFEMILEKDFGISIKTGLEPSEGMAEIARKRGMTVEITTVEKAELGKEQYDTVLFNGTPSYITDLQAAFNKAFAALRPGGKIVVIDVPKESSYALLYNLAKAVGTWEHPLLKDVHPEDPYPIEFVKIANWRTTTEKVEMLQESGFNNLEFAQTLTAHPIYSNNVAEEPSEGYDRGDYVAIYAQK, from the coding sequence ATGAGTAAAAAAATGAAAAGTGGTTTCGACGAACACGCATCAAAATACGATGCATGGTTTATGAAAAATACCAATGTACTGTACTCCGAAGTGAAATTGGTGGCACATTTTCTAAAAGATTCGCAGGATGTTTTTTCTGTCGGATGTGGAAGTGGTCTTTTCGAAATGATTCTGGAAAAAGACTTTGGCATTTCCATAAAAACCGGCTTAGAGCCTTCGGAAGGAATGGCCGAAATTGCCCGTAAACGCGGGATGACGGTTGAGATAACAACTGTAGAAAAAGCCGAACTTGGAAAAGAACAATATGATACCGTATTGTTTAACGGCACCCCAAGTTATATTACTGATTTGCAGGCAGCATTCAATAAAGCTTTCGCGGCGCTGCGTCCTGGGGGTAAAATTGTGGTAATTGATGTACCTAAAGAAAGTTCGTATGCCTTGCTATACAATCTAGCAAAAGCAGTTGGAACATGGGAGCATCCTTTGTTAAAAGATGTTCATCCTGAAGACCCGTATCCCATTGAATTTGTAAAAATAGCGAACTGGCGAACTACGACAGAAAAAGTGGAAATGCTGCAAGAGTCAGGATTTAATAACTTAGAATTTGCACAAACGCTAACAGCACATCCTATTTATTCCAATAATGTGGCAGAAGAACCCAGCGAAGGATACGACCGGGGCGATTATGTAGCTATTTACGCCCAAAAATAA
- a CDS encoding lysophospholipid acyltransferase family protein, with protein sequence MKTILGYLLSPVYLLIFGLSLLVFHPIQVVCRWMGGYHLRKKSVDVLNFILVYGLVVMGSKIRFRGFHLLPQGRPFIIVSNHQSTIDIPSIVWGFRKHHPKFVSKKELGKGIPSISYNLKHGGSALIDRSNGRQSIVEIMKLGKHIEKENYCASIFPEGTRSKTGKIKSFQPAGIASLLRAAPSAWIVPYGIDGNSKLMEKGYFPLNFGNKLTFTVLPPIDPTGRDIKELTLEIEQKIKQHLGQ encoded by the coding sequence ATGAAGACTATACTCGGCTATTTACTATCTCCGGTTTATTTATTGATATTCGGACTATCGCTTTTAGTATTTCATCCTATTCAGGTTGTTTGTCGCTGGATGGGAGGTTATCACTTAAGAAAGAAGTCAGTAGATGTCCTTAACTTTATTTTGGTTTACGGCTTAGTGGTTATGGGCTCCAAAATTCGGTTTCGCGGATTTCACTTGCTGCCCCAGGGGCGCCCATTTATTATCGTATCAAACCACCAGAGTACGATTGATATTCCTTCTATTGTGTGGGGGTTTCGCAAGCACCATCCCAAGTTTGTTTCGAAAAAGGAATTAGGAAAAGGAATTCCGAGCATTTCGTATAATTTGAAGCACGGAGGATCTGCCTTGATTGATCGTTCGAATGGGCGGCAATCCATTGTTGAAATTATGAAGCTAGGTAAACACATTGAAAAGGAAAACTATTGTGCCAGCATTTTCCCTGAGGGAACGCGAAGTAAAACTGGTAAGATTAAGAGCTTTCAGCCAGCGGGCATTGCATCTTTATTACGTGCAGCTCCTTCGGCCTGGATTGTTCCCTATGGAATTGACGGCAACAGTAAACTTATGGAGAAAGGATATTTTCCTCTCAATTTCGGGAACAAGCTAACATTCACTGTTCTTCCTCCAATAGATCCGACAGGGCGTGATATTAAAGAGTTGACTCTGGAGATTGAACAAAAAATCAAACAGCACTTAGGACAATAG
- a CDS encoding CoA-disulfide reductase, which produces MAKYIIVGGVAGGATTAARLRRLDEHAEIIMFERGQNISYANCGLPYYIGGTIAERDKLLVQTPESFKARLNVDVRVLQEVTKINRKNKTVEIVNHQTKEKYTEAYDKLVVSPGAEPVKPPISGINDPSIFTLRNVADTDKIKSFCDEQKPQRAVVIGAGFIGLEMAENLHKLGMNVTIVEMASQVMAPLDYEMAAEVHQHLKTKEVEFYLKDGVNSFTPSGNHLTVQLQSGRQIETDMVILSIGVRPETKLIKEAGLELAENGGIKVNEYLQTEDESIYALGDAIAFPHPITGKYVNTYLAGPANKQGRIVADNLVMGNTRKYRGAIATAIAKVFDITAASTGLSAKALKREGIEYTSNIIHGSSHAGYYPGALPYTLKILFHPTTGKLYGAQMIGYKGIDKRIDLIATVLLNNGTIYDLQDIEHAYAPPYSSAKDPVNQAGYVAENIITGRMKNINWVEVSKLHGPQICLLDVRTPAEHAMGHIEGSINIEVDKIRERLSEVPRDKKIIVYCGVGIRGYFACRMLMQNGIEEVYNLSGGYKTYEHTTCKQSNEDIFESSYIAKDDHIYHGKPEADAPTVAPLASHVKTIEVDACGLQCPGPVLKLKTEMAALKPGERLIQKASDPGFFKDVKSWCNMTGNQLISLDSNEGIITAIIEKGSNIQPQQTNGTAVSVQLPKNKTMVVFSDDMDRALASLVIANGAASMGKQVTLFFTFWGLNIIKKADKPKINKDLMGRMFGKMMPENAGKLKLSKMNMMGMGSMMMKKRMLAKRVDSIEDMIKTALDNDVRMIACQMSMDVMGVNAEELIDGVEIGGVATYLEEAEKSNLNLFI; this is translated from the coding sequence ATGGCAAAATATATTATAGTTGGAGGAGTTGCCGGAGGTGCGACAACCGCTGCCCGTTTACGAAGACTGGACGAACATGCAGAGATTATCATGTTCGAACGAGGACAAAATATTTCCTATGCCAATTGTGGCCTGCCTTATTACATTGGAGGAACAATTGCTGAACGGGATAAACTGTTGGTTCAAACTCCCGAAAGTTTCAAGGCTCGTTTAAATGTTGACGTTCGGGTGCTCCAGGAAGTCACAAAAATCAATCGTAAAAATAAGACGGTTGAAATTGTTAATCACCAAACAAAAGAAAAATATACCGAAGCTTACGACAAGTTAGTTGTGTCGCCTGGAGCCGAGCCTGTAAAACCCCCAATTTCGGGAATCAACGATCCATCGATTTTCACCCTTCGCAATGTTGCCGACACCGACAAAATCAAATCATTTTGTGACGAGCAAAAGCCACAGCGAGCAGTCGTTATTGGTGCTGGTTTTATTGGATTGGAAATGGCTGAGAACCTTCACAAACTGGGCATGAATGTTACCATTGTTGAAATGGCCAGTCAGGTGATGGCGCCACTCGACTACGAAATGGCAGCGGAAGTTCACCAGCACTTGAAAACCAAGGAAGTCGAATTTTACCTGAAAGATGGTGTAAACTCCTTCACGCCTTCGGGCAATCATTTAACGGTACAGCTTCAATCCGGACGACAAATTGAAACTGATATGGTCATTTTGTCAATTGGTGTGCGCCCCGAAACAAAATTAATCAAGGAAGCAGGTCTGGAGCTGGCTGAAAACGGCGGTATAAAAGTCAATGAATACCTTCAAACTGAAGATGAATCAATTTACGCTTTAGGCGATGCTATAGCATTTCCACACCCGATAACTGGTAAATATGTAAATACTTACCTCGCCGGACCGGCCAACAAGCAAGGACGCATTGTTGCGGACAATCTGGTAATGGGGAACACCCGGAAATACAGAGGAGCTATTGCCACTGCCATTGCCAAGGTTTTCGACATTACTGCTGCGTCAACCGGATTATCAGCCAAGGCGCTGAAGCGTGAAGGCATTGAATACACGTCAAATATTATCCACGGATCTTCGCATGCCGGATACTATCCCGGAGCCTTGCCTTACACCTTAAAAATTCTATTTCACCCCACGACAGGCAAGCTTTATGGAGCACAAATGATTGGCTACAAAGGCATCGACAAGCGTATTGATCTGATTGCAACCGTTTTGTTGAACAACGGCACAATTTACGATCTTCAAGATATTGAACATGCTTATGCACCGCCTTATTCGTCGGCCAAAGACCCGGTAAATCAAGCCGGATACGTGGCCGAAAATATCATTACCGGCCGCATGAAAAACATCAATTGGGTTGAAGTGAGCAAACTGCATGGGCCACAAATCTGTCTGCTTGATGTACGTACGCCTGCAGAACACGCCATGGGACATATCGAAGGTTCGATCAATATTGAAGTTGATAAAATTCGCGAACGCCTCAGCGAAGTTCCACGCGATAAAAAAATCATCGTATACTGTGGGGTTGGGATTCGCGGCTATTTTGCCTGCCGTATGCTGATGCAAAACGGAATAGAAGAAGTTTATAACCTGAGTGGAGGTTATAAAACCTACGAACATACAACCTGCAAACAAAGCAATGAAGACATTTTCGAATCAAGTTACATTGCGAAGGACGACCATATTTACCACGGAAAACCGGAGGCGGATGCACCAACTGTTGCGCCACTCGCGAGCCACGTTAAAACCATTGAGGTCGATGCATGCGGATTACAATGTCCGGGGCCGGTACTCAAACTAAAAACAGAAATGGCCGCCTTGAAACCGGGTGAACGCCTGATTCAGAAAGCCAGCGACCCCGGCTTTTTTAAAGACGTCAAATCGTGGTGCAATATGACCGGAAACCAGCTTATTTCGCTGGATTCAAACGAAGGAATTATTACGGCAATTATCGAAAAAGGCAGCAATATACAACCGCAACAAACCAATGGAACAGCTGTTTCGGTACAACTGCCCAAAAACAAAACCATGGTGGTTTTCAGCGACGATATGGATCGTGCTTTAGCTTCTCTGGTTATTGCCAATGGTGCCGCATCAATGGGAAAACAGGTTACTCTGTTCTTCACCTTTTGGGGACTCAACATCATCAAAAAAGCCGACAAGCCTAAAATCAATAAAGATTTGATGGGTAGAATGTTTGGTAAAATGATGCCTGAAAATGCGGGCAAACTAAAGCTTTCTAAAATGAATATGATGGGCATGGGCTCTATGATGATGAAGAAGCGCATGCTTGCTAAACGAGTAGACTCCATTGAAGATATGATTAAAACAGCCTTGGATAATGATGTTAGAATGATTGCCTGCCAAATGTCGATGGATGTGATGGGCGTGAATGCTGAAGAATTGATCGACGGCGTTGAGATTGGTGGAGTGGCTACTTATTTGGAAGAAGCAGAAAAATCCAATTTAAACTTGTTTATTTAA
- a CDS encoding LysR family transcriptional regulator has translation MDYRDEVFLAVAENLSFSKAAEALFISQPAVTKHIKELESKLNSALFERKGNKVYLTKAGKLGYLHLKQIKQQYRELEFELSRLNDDYKGSLRLGASSTISQYLIPSVLAAFHQRFPQIKLDLFNGNSFSMEQKLLNQEIDLALVENDSSQSNIRYLDFLEDEIVVVSGANSVYGKRKNLSLADLQQIPIVLRERGSGTLEVIQHALKKDKIELDKLNILIHLGSTEAIKNFLVNFEGIGFVSEKAIDKELQLKTIVCLNIKELTISRKLRIAIRQGPGNSTQQLFLNFLMQYQF, from the coding sequence ATGGATTATCGGGATGAAGTATTTTTAGCTGTTGCCGAAAACCTCAGTTTTTCGAAAGCTGCCGAGGCCTTGTTTATAAGCCAGCCAGCCGTAACCAAGCACATCAAAGAGCTGGAAAGCAAGTTGAACAGTGCCTTGTTTGAGCGCAAGGGAAACAAAGTTTATCTCACCAAAGCCGGCAAGTTGGGCTATCTTCATCTCAAACAAATTAAGCAACAGTATCGCGAATTGGAGTTTGAATTAAGTCGGTTGAATGATGATTACAAGGGCTCACTGCGGCTTGGAGCCAGCTCCACCATTTCGCAATACCTAATCCCAAGTGTGCTGGCTGCTTTCCATCAGCGCTTTCCACAAATCAAGCTCGACCTGTTCAACGGGAACTCATTCAGCATGGAGCAGAAACTGCTGAATCAGGAAATTGATTTGGCTTTGGTTGAAAACGATTCCTCGCAAAGCAATATTCGCTACCTTGATTTTTTGGAAGATGAAATTGTAGTCGTTAGTGGAGCGAATAGCGTTTACGGCAAACGGAAAAATTTGTCGCTGGCCGATTTGCAACAAATCCCCATCGTACTTCGAGAACGAGGTTCGGGAACACTGGAGGTGATTCAGCATGCCCTGAAAAAGGATAAAATAGAACTCGATAAACTCAATATTCTAATTCACCTGGGAAGCACCGAAGCCATTAAAAACTTTCTGGTCAATTTTGAAGGCATTGGCTTTGTCTCGGAAAAGGCCATTGATAAAGAATTGCAGTTGAAAACCATTGTCTGCCTCAACATCAAAGAGCTAACCATTTCCAGGAAGTTGCGAATTGCCATTCGCCAAGGGCCGGGAAACAGCACTCAGCAGCTGTTTTTGAATTTTCTAATGCAGTACCAATTTTAG
- a CDS encoding putative sulfate exporter family transporter produces the protein MKQTKYIQLIYGIAIAACFLPFITPAVALLGGIGLSLVGIRHPNIHKQTARVLQASIVLMGFGMNLTLAIQASKTGLLLTAGSVVSTIGMGLLLGKLLRVESKISWLIASGTAICGGSAIAAVAPVLRAKNYQISFSLVVIFILNAIALMIFPMVGHYFHLSQETFGFWSAIAIHDTSSVVGAGASYGAKALEVATAVKLTRALWIIPLSVVIALFNKDEKKGKLSIPWFIGLFVLAIVVAHFLPQWQPTYTHLTWLGKRGMVIALLLIGSNISIAEAKKAGSRSFILGILLWLFIGGLSLFVLRTHLLGV, from the coding sequence ATGAAACAAACAAAATACATTCAACTGATTTACGGAATAGCGATTGCAGCTTGCTTTCTACCATTTATAACGCCAGCAGTGGCTTTACTTGGCGGTATCGGATTATCCTTAGTCGGCATACGACACCCAAACATTCATAAGCAAACTGCGCGGGTATTGCAAGCTTCCATCGTACTGATGGGCTTTGGCATGAACCTCACGCTGGCCATACAGGCCAGTAAAACCGGACTTCTGCTAACAGCCGGCTCGGTTGTCAGCACAATTGGCATGGGATTATTGCTGGGAAAATTACTTCGTGTAGAATCAAAAATAAGCTGGCTGATTGCCTCCGGAACTGCCATTTGTGGAGGAAGCGCCATTGCAGCAGTCGCTCCTGTTTTACGTGCTAAAAATTACCAAATCTCATTTTCGTTAGTAGTCATCTTCATTTTAAATGCTATTGCATTAATGATTTTTCCGATGGTTGGTCATTACTTTCATCTCAGTCAGGAAACCTTTGGATTTTGGTCGGCTATTGCTATTCACGACACCAGTTCGGTGGTAGGCGCAGGTGCATCGTATGGTGCAAAAGCGTTGGAAGTGGCTACCGCTGTTAAACTTACCCGTGCGCTGTGGATCATTCCGCTATCAGTCGTTATAGCACTTTTTAATAAAGATGAGAAAAAAGGAAAACTCAGCATTCCCTGGTTTATTGGTTTGTTCGTTCTCGCCATTGTTGTGGCACATTTCCTTCCTCAGTGGCAGCCCACTTACACGCATTTGACCTGGCTAGGTAAGCGCGGGATGGTTATCGCTTTGCTGCTCATTGGGTCCAATATTTCTATTGCCGAAGCTAAAAAAGCAGGTTCGCGAAGTTTTATACTGGGTATTTTATTGTGGCTGTTTATTGGTGGTTTATCCTTATTTGTCCTTCGCACCCATTTGCTTGGTGTTTAA
- a CDS encoding DMT family transporter: MKIVYTIIVLLIGCLLAIQGSINTQLTTFLKHPMQGALVNFMVGFVCLVGLNLIFRTQIPDWEHVKAAPWYLFAGGMLGAIFVSSVIFFIPKIGVSTVLAASIGGQLIAASVIDHFGLFGLTVQHISPSRIAGILLLLGGIFLIQK; the protein is encoded by the coding sequence ATGAAAATAGTTTACACGATTATCGTATTGCTTATTGGTTGTTTACTGGCGATCCAAGGAAGTATTAACACCCAGCTGACGACCTTTTTAAAACACCCAATGCAAGGAGCACTGGTTAATTTTATGGTTGGTTTTGTCTGCTTAGTTGGGCTAAACCTGATTTTCAGAACACAAATACCCGACTGGGAACATGTAAAAGCGGCTCCTTGGTATTTATTTGCCGGCGGTATGTTGGGAGCCATTTTTGTGTCATCAGTCATTTTCTTTATTCCTAAAATAGGGGTGAGTACCGTGTTGGCGGCGTCTATTGGGGGGCAGTTGATTGCTGCTTCGGTGATCGATCATTTTGGCTTATTTGGCCTCACCGTGCAACACATCTCTCCAAGCCGCATTGCTGGTATCTTACTTTTGCTCGGGGGAATATTTTTGATTCAGAAATAA
- a CDS encoding DUF1080 domain-containing protein: MKIQILRPLAILLAIFLVFPSFTPPEKKWTYLLDQELSQWDTYLSYRHQNSYDGKQPTDENGNRIEPIGYNNDQPGVFTLAEEDGEPILHVSGEIYGCIFTKKEFENYHLSLQIKWGDKKYEPRLDKLKDSGLLYHSIGKAGVDYWRSWMLSQEFQVMEGHMGDYWSIANSAIDIRAFLPEGMMNTLAGHDQPFLPIGRKTGRDGFCLRSVNNESPEGEWTTLELVTIGDKSLHIVNGKVVMVLQHSRVVTDGKTTPLTKGKIQLQSEAAECFYKAIRIKPIIEWPAKYAGYFD; this comes from the coding sequence ATGAAAATTCAAATACTGAGACCATTGGCTATTTTACTGGCAATTTTTTTAGTATTCCCATCATTCACTCCTCCCGAAAAAAAATGGACTTATCTTTTAGATCAGGAATTGTCGCAATGGGATACCTACCTGAGTTACCGGCATCAGAATAGCTATGATGGCAAACAACCGACTGATGAAAACGGGAACCGAATTGAACCAATTGGTTACAATAACGACCAACCCGGTGTTTTTACCCTCGCTGAAGAAGATGGCGAACCGATTCTTCATGTGAGTGGCGAAATATATGGCTGCATTTTTACCAAAAAGGAATTTGAAAATTATCACCTCAGCCTGCAAATTAAGTGGGGTGATAAGAAATATGAACCCCGACTGGACAAACTGAAAGATTCGGGTTTGCTGTATCATTCCATTGGTAAAGCCGGTGTTGACTACTGGCGTTCGTGGATGCTGTCGCAGGAGTTTCAGGTGATGGAAGGGCACATGGGAGACTACTGGAGCATTGCCAATTCGGCCATTGATATACGTGCTTTTCTTCCTGAGGGAATGATGAATACGTTAGCCGGGCACGATCAGCCCTTTTTGCCCATCGGTCGGAAAACCGGGCGTGATGGCTTTTGCCTACGCAGTGTGAATAACGAAAGTCCCGAAGGTGAATGGACTACGCTGGAACTGGTTACAATAGGCGATAAAAGCCTGCATATTGTGAATGGGAAGGTGGTAATGGTGCTGCAACATTCGCGTGTGGTGACTGATGGAAAGACCACCCCGCTCACCAAAGGCAAAATTCAGCTGCAAAGCGAAGCTGCCGAATGCTTTTACAAAGCTATTCGTATAAAGCCCATTATTGAATGGCCCGCGAAGTATGCCGGGTATTTCGACTAG
- a CDS encoding (4Fe-4S)-binding protein, with amino-acid sequence MESRSVQSFGCLCKNLPRVYKPQARPWIQIENATIQELIDQVAKCPSGDLSIKKQ; translated from the coding sequence GTGGAAAGCCGATCGGTGCAATCATTCGGGTGTTTGTGTAAAAACCTACCCAGAGTTTATAAGCCGCAGGCAAGGCCATGGATTCAGATTGAAAATGCGACCATACAGGAGTTGATCGATCAGGTTGCCAAATGCCCATCAGGGGATTTAAGTATCAAAAAACAATAG
- a CDS encoding GNAT family N-acetyltransferase, whose translation MIEIKQEVDGQIGRFVVYKSGEFAGELAFNWLGESTFVIEHTSIEERFKGKGLGHQLVMSAVRFARENNLKIIPACGFSKFIFVKDRSMENVTT comes from the coding sequence ATGATAGAAATTAAGCAAGAAGTAGATGGCCAGATTGGTCGGTTCGTGGTATATAAATCAGGCGAATTTGCCGGTGAGTTGGCTTTCAACTGGCTAGGAGAGTCAACATTCGTTATTGAACATACAAGTATTGAAGAACGATTTAAAGGAAAAGGACTTGGGCATCAGCTTGTGATGTCAGCTGTACGGTTTGCGCGGGAAAACAATCTGAAAATCATACCCGCCTGCGGTTTTTCCAAGTTCATATTCGTCAAAGACCGTTCGATGGAAAACGTAACAACATAA
- a CDS encoding DUF4177 domain-containing protein — translation MKWEYKIVYINAKKRTSTGLPEEINEEFDRYGANGWELVRVEPKLDGGFMAFGFGWIHQTVGYVAFFKRPKS, via the coding sequence ATGAAGTGGGAATATAAGATTGTGTATATAAACGCAAAGAAACGAACCAGCACCGGATTACCCGAAGAAATAAACGAAGAATTTGATCGATATGGAGCTAATGGTTGGGAACTTGTAAGAGTTGAACCCAAATTAGATGGTGGATTTATGGCTTTCGGATTCGGTTGGATTCATCAAACAGTTGGATACGTGGCATTCTTTAAAAGACCCAAATCGTAA